In a genomic window of Corynebacterium choanae:
- a CDS encoding nucleoside deaminase, producing MNCSRRTQSDRVTESVIGGFLPQPVWLHEAEALMQQAVEVAHQTPAGDIPVGCIIVDPSGNLVACGTNQREATGDPTAHAEIVAIRQAVQHLQDSWRLADCTLVVTLEPCAMCAGAIQASRIGTVYFGAYEPKTGACGSVVDLLRGRGRITDVAVRGGIAEAACAELLLAFFRALRDQEAGGE from the coding sequence GTGAACTGTAGTCGCCGCACCCAGTCTGACCGGGTGACCGAATCGGTGATCGGCGGGTTTCTTCCGCAGCCGGTGTGGTTGCATGAGGCTGAGGCGTTGATGCAGCAGGCGGTGGAGGTGGCTCACCAGACACCGGCGGGGGATATTCCAGTCGGTTGTATCATTGTTGACCCCTCCGGCAATCTGGTGGCTTGCGGCACGAATCAGCGGGAAGCAACTGGTGATCCCACCGCCCACGCCGAGATTGTGGCGATCCGGCAGGCAGTACAGCACCTGCAGGATTCGTGGCGGTTAGCGGATTGCACTCTGGTGGTGACGTTAGAGCCTTGTGCAATGTGTGCCGGTGCTATTCAAGCCTCCCGGATTGGAACTGTGTATTTCGGCGCATATGAGCCGAAAACTGGTGCGTGTGGTTCGGTGGTGGATTTGCTGCGGGGGCGGGGACGGATCACTGATGTGGCAGTGCGGGGTGGGATTGCCGAAGCTGCCTGCGCGGAGCTGCTGTT
- a CDS encoding tRNA adenosine deaminase-associated protein, whose product MDAQGHGSTFPSHTGATTAGKTRHVTGAHSGRDQGSPMHGAAAHDGFAQASTASPVHNPRPVEMTEPKAQFSAAGQQAEYPTHHRVAAVDESATDDDYDTDDFGDDDDDDFADDDDFVDGEDDDFADDDDDDDDGDDDDFVDGEDDDFADDDDDDDDGDDDDDDDFDPQSFIGIVTTRDNQWIVTEMVDIPDSLDRVVAKVRKQRSEGPAFALLCLDDDFFIIVRPTPDGVKVLLSDATRALVDDLAADALSEIGAELPDIDDDDLDELEPWAEGDFEILADLGVSAQVMDVICADSQLWATDQLLRIADEVGFADLLAETFDLGEL is encoded by the coding sequence ATGGACGCACAAGGTCACGGCTCAACTTTCCCTTCCCATACTGGCGCCACCACTGCCGGCAAAACCCGCCATGTGACAGGCGCACATAGCGGTCGTGACCAGGGCTCACCGATGCATGGTGCGGCAGCCCATGACGGTTTCGCGCAGGCGTCGACTGCTTCGCCTGTGCATAATCCGCGTCCGGTAGAGATGACGGAACCGAAAGCCCAGTTTTCTGCCGCTGGACAGCAGGCCGAATATCCCACCCATCATCGGGTAGCTGCTGTCGACGAGTCGGCTACTGACGACGACTACGACACCGACGATTTTGGTGACGATGACGATGATGACTTTGCCGACGATGATGATTTCGTAGACGGCGAAGACGACGACTTCGCTGATGACGACGACGATGATGACGATGGCGATGACGATGATTTCGTAGACGGCGAAGACGACGACTTCGCTGATGACGACGACGATGATGACGATGGCGATGACGATGATGATGACGATTTCGATCCGCAGTCGTTTATCGGCATTGTTACCACCCGGGACAATCAGTGGATCGTCACCGAGATGGTGGATATTCCAGATTCGCTTGACCGGGTTGTTGCCAAAGTGCGGAAACAACGCTCTGAAGGGCCGGCGTTTGCACTGCTGTGCCTAGACGATGATTTCTTTATCATTGTTCGCCCCACACCTGATGGGGTGAAGGTGCTGCTGTCGGATGCGACCCGTGCATTAGTTGATGATTTGGCTGCCGATGCGCTCAGCGAGATCGGTGCTGAACTGCCAGATATTGACGATGATGATCTTGACGAGTTGGAGCCGTGGGCGGAAGGCGATTTTGAGATCCTCGCCGATCTGGGGGTTTCCGCACAGGTGATGGATGTTATCTGTGCCGATTCGCAACTGTGGGCAACCGATCAGCTGTTGCGCATTGCCGACGAGGTTGGTTTTGCTGACCTGCTTGCGGAAACATTCGACCTTGGTGAACTGTAG
- a CDS encoding prephenate dehydrogenase — protein sequence MTVSSLNRDVCILGLGLIGGSLLKDLQASGHSVFGYNRSAAAVTAATSEGYAADTDLAAVLTAAAKRDALIVIATPMPAVAAMLDAIATYAPTCSFTDVVSVQQAVCDLVVERGLQDRYVGSHPMAGTAHSGWEAAQEGLFHDAAWVIGFDAAAAAFASNEPVPPQWITTFVDVVALAHTVGARVIPATAARHDAAVARISHLPHVLAEALSVVGDQGGALSLSLAAGSYRDGTRVAGTQPALVRAMCETNHAALLDALDETITLLSEARHTLAAQPPSVEILAEAGYRARTRFAARSLADGKTRPVIRLQPGADDWIHQLMHAEHTGAVIDIFAPRPENSGTHPNEQPDTLR from the coding sequence GTGACTGTGTCTTCGCTGAATCGTGACGTCTGTATCTTAGGGCTCGGCCTTATTGGGGGAAGTCTGCTGAAAGATCTGCAGGCTAGTGGCCATTCCGTATTCGGCTACAATCGTTCCGCTGCCGCCGTTACGGCCGCCACCAGTGAAGGCTATGCCGCAGACACCGATTTAGCAGCGGTCCTCACTGCTGCCGCGAAACGGGATGCACTCATTGTGATTGCCACCCCCATGCCTGCAGTCGCCGCGATGCTAGATGCGATCGCCACCTATGCGCCCACCTGTTCGTTTACTGATGTGGTCAGTGTGCAACAAGCAGTCTGTGACCTGGTGGTTGAGCGTGGCCTGCAGGATCGCTATGTGGGAAGCCATCCAATGGCGGGAACTGCCCACTCCGGCTGGGAAGCCGCCCAGGAAGGCCTGTTTCACGACGCCGCCTGGGTGATCGGATTTGACGCTGCAGCAGCCGCCTTCGCTTCCAACGAGCCTGTTCCACCACAGTGGATTACCACCTTCGTCGATGTGGTCGCCCTTGCCCACACAGTTGGCGCCCGCGTTATTCCAGCAACCGCAGCCCGTCACGATGCGGCTGTGGCACGGATCTCTCATCTACCGCATGTGCTTGCCGAAGCGTTAAGTGTGGTGGGTGATCAAGGTGGTGCGTTAAGTTTGTCGCTGGCCGCCGGATCCTATCGGGATGGAACCCGGGTCGCTGGAACCCAACCAGCGTTAGTACGGGCAATGTGCGAAACCAATCATGCTGCACTATTGGATGCGCTTGATGAAACAATCACGTTGCTTTCCGAGGCCAGGCACACCTTGGCGGCACAGCCGCCCAGTGTGGAGATCCTCGCGGAGGCCGGATATCGAGCCCGCACCCGGTTTGCTGCGCGCAGCTTAGCGGATGGAAAAACTCGTCCGGTGATTCGTCTGCAGCCGGGGGCGGATGATTGGATTCACCAGCTCATGCACGCCGAACATACAGGTGCAGTCATTGACATCTTCGCCCCGCGTCCCGAAAACTCAGGAACACACCCTAACGAGCAGCCAGATACCCTGCGGTAA